Part of the Gemmatimonas sp. genome is shown below.
GCCGGTGCAGATCGCCAGCTTCGCGCCGCGTGGGGACTCCATGGCGGTCGAGGTGGGGATGCGCGGCGCCATGCGTCCGCAGATGGTGGCCATTCGTCCGGGCGCCGTGGCGCTGCTCAACAGTTCGCTCATGCACAGCGCCCTGCTCACGCAGCTGGCGCGCGAAACGGCGCGCACCGTCCTGCCGGTGGTGCTCGCGCAGGGCGCGCAGGCATTCGACGCCACCATCACACGGCAGGGTGACACAACCACGATGGCGATGGCCGGCATGGCCATCATGATCATCGGGCGCGATGGTATTCCCGACGAGGTGCGGGTGCCGATGCAAAACCTGCGCGCCGTACGGGCCGGGGGGCCGGTATCGCTGGCGCCGGCGGCCCCCATCAGCTACGACGCGCCCGCCAACGCCCCGTACACGAGTGAGCACGTCATCATCCCCACGCCGCGCGGCTACACGCTGGCGGGTACGCTCACCAAGCCGAACGTCGCACGGGGCAGCGTGCCGGTGCTGGTTACCATCAGCGGCAGCGGACCGCAGGATCGCGATTCGCGCCTCCCGGGCATCAGGGACTACGCGCCCTTTCGCGACATCGCCGACACGTTGGGCCGGCGCGGCATCGCCGTGCTCCGCTACGATGATCGCGGCGTGGGCGAGAGCGGCGGCCGGGCGTCGCGTGACAGCGCCACCAGCGAGGACTTCGCCGACGACGTGCTGAGCGTGGTGCAGTACCTGCGCAGCCGCCCCGATGTGGATGGCACGCGCATTGTGCTCGCCGGGCACAGCGAGGGTGGCCTCATTGCGCCCCTCGCGGCCGTGAAGGACGCCCGCATCCGCGCCATCGCGCTGCTGGCCGGACCGGCGATCACCGGCCGCAAGGTGCTCGAGTACCAGAACGAGAACGGCATCCGGGCCGCGCCGGTCACCGAGGCGCAACGGGATTCGCTGCGCCGTACGGTGCCGGCCGCCCTCGACTCGCTGCAGCGCACCAATCGCTGGATGCGCTACTTCATGACCACCGATCCCCTCGTGACGGCCCGTCGCGTGACGCAACCGGTGCTCGTACTGCAGGGCGACACCGACATGCAGGTCACCCCCGAGCAAGCTGAAACGCTCGCGGCGGCACTGCGCGGCGCGGGCAATCGTGCCGTGACGCTGCGCCGCTTTCCCGCCACCAATCATCTCTTCCTCACCGACTCCAGCGGATCGCCCACCGGCTATGCGGCGCTCACCGACACGAAGGTCCGTGCCGAGGTGCTGGGGGCCTTGGTGGAGTGGACGCTGCGCGTGACGCGCTGACCGCGCACACCCCTTCGCGCCGTTCTCCAATGACCCCGCTTCGCACCCTGGTATGGCTGGTCCTTGGCGCACTCGTCATCGGCGCCGTGTTCGCGTATCCGCAGCTCCCCGCGTCCATTCCGCAGAACATCGGCGCGGATGGGCGCGCCGGCGGCTTCGTACCCCGCTCGCCGTACGCGTGGGGGATGCCGGTGCTGATCGCCGTGGCCATCTTCGCCGGGCTCGAGTGGATCCGCACGCAGCTGCCGCATCGTCCGGCGCTGTTCAACTTCTCGGGGAAGGAGCAGCTGCAGCGGCTCCCCGTGGAGTATCGCGGTGGCGTGATCGCACGCATGCAGCGCTTCATGGACGTGGTGAATCTGCAGGTCGTGTGCACCTTCATGCTTGTCCAGTGGATGCTCTGGTGCGGCGCGCACGGAGCAACGAGCGAGACGCTTACCGTGGCCCTGCTGGTGCTCTCGCCCGCCATGATCGTGGTGGCCGGCCTCGGCGTGAGTGGCATCCAGAACGAGCTGGATCGCGCGCAGCGTGCATACGACAGCCGACGACATCCGCAGCGCCCCTGACGACGGCCGCGCGCCAGTTGCATCCCACGCGCCGCCGCTGCTTCGTATGCGCATGCTGCGATTTCTGCCCCCGCTGCTGCTGCTCCTGGTCTCCACCCGCTCGGTGGAGGCACAGGTCGTGCCCACCGACAGCGCCGCGGTGATCTACGCCTACATCCAGGGCGCCGACACCATTGCCTTTGAAGGCGTGCGGCACGAGTCCGCCTCGCTGCGCGGCGTGCTCGTTGCCCCCGGTCGCCCGCGGCTGGTCTGGGAGCATCAGCTCGCCGAGGGCGCGCCCACGTTGCTCAGTCTGGCGATCTATCCCCCCGGCGGCGCGGGGAGCATCCTCCCGCTGCAGGAAACCGACTTTCTCACGGTGGGGGACATCGTCTTGGTCACCACCACCAGGCAGGGCGAGCGCACGGCTCAGCCGCTCCCCACCACCCCGGGCGCCATCCCCTTGCTGGGGCGCTCGATGCTGCACACCGCCTACCTGGCGTGGTTCGCCCAGCAGGCGCACCGCGATTCCCTCACCCTGTTCATCACCTCTTCGGGGAAGACCGTGCACGCCGCCACGACCGTACGCGGCGAACAGATTTCGCTCATGGTGGACGGCCTCGAGATCATCACCACCTGGAGCGAGGGCACGCTGCTGACCGTGTCCGTCCCGTCGCAGGCGCTGAAGGTTGTGCGGCTTGCTCGTCAGGCGGGGGAGGACGCTGGGGGGCCGGTGGCGGCCGGTGGCGGACGTTCGGACGTCGGATGATCGGATGCGTCGGAGGTCGGACGTCGGATGAATGCCCGAAATCGGAGTCGGGAAACGGCTTTCGGAGGTCGGAGGTCGGATGCTCCCCCTCGTGCGTCGGGGTGATGACGCGGGCGTGGATTCGGTGAGGGGGAATCGTGCGCGTGCTCTATCGTGGGGCATGCCGCACAATCCCTATCGACTGCTGGTGGTGCAGCGCGCCGATGCGCTCACGGTGGTGGTTCACGCGTACGCGTCGCGGCACCGTCGAAGGCTCGCGGATTTCTGGCCGGGACTGCGCAATCAGCTCGTGCGCGCGTCGGCCTCGATTTCGCTCAACCTCGGTGAAGCCTGCGGATACCATTCGCCGCCGCGTGTCATTGCATTCCTCGAGACGGCCATTGGCTCATGCAACGAAGTCGAGCGCATTCTCAGCCTCTGTGCCCGACTCGGAGTGCACGATCCCCGCCTGTCATTCATCGTCAGCGAAATCGCTGGTGTACGCATGATGCTCTACGGCCTCCGCCGCCACCTGAAGCAGTCATCCCCTCCGCCGCCCTCGTAGCATCCGACCTCCGACCTCCGAAAGCCGTTTCCCGACTCCGATTTCGGGCATTTATCCGACATCCGACATCGGACATCCGACCTCCGACGCATCCGATTATCCGACGTCCGACCGTTCCGATCTCCAAGCCAGCCTCACGCCGAACGCTCCCGCCGTCACCAAGAGTGGCGTGTTCAAGGTGCACCAGGTGGGATCGCGTCTCTATTTCGAGATTCCGCGCCGTGAACTCGGCAAGGACTACGTGGTCGTGACCACGCTCGCCGGCACCCCCGACGAGATCGGCATCCGTGGCACGCAGGGCGGCAACAACCTCGTGCGCTTCGAACGGCGCGAGAATCGGCTCTTCGTGCGCGAGGCGGCGTATCGTGACATCATCGCCGACACCGCGTCGTCGCAGCAGCTCGCCGCGCAGCTCATCGGCGTGACCAGGATTCTCGCCGCACTCAACGTGGACGCGTACGGCCCCGACAGCGCGGTGGTGGTGGAGGTCACCCGCATGTTCACCGGCGGCGTGCCCGAATACACCGCCCTCGGGCGCCGCGCCACGGTCGACGCGGCGCGTTCGTACGTCGAGAAGTTCGCGGCCTACGCGAAGAACGTGAACGTCACGGCGGTGCAGAGCTTCACGCCGCAGGGTGGCGCGCCCGGCGCCGGCTTCCCCGGAGCCCCGGGGGCCGCCAACGCCAACGCGCCCACCACGGAGATGTACACCTTCTCCTTCGCCAAGCTGCCCGAAGACCCCATGAAGCCGCGTCTGCTCGACGAGCGCGTGGGCTACTTCGGCGTCACGCAGCGCGATTTCAGCGGCGCCACGCAGCGCGTGGAGAGCAAGCGCTACATCGGCCGCTGGCGCCTCGAGTGCAGCGACAAGAAGGTGGGCAGCCTCTGCGTGCCCAAGAAGCCCATCACGTACTACCTCGATCCCGCCACGCCGGCGTGGATCAAGCCGTGGATCCGCAAGGGCATCGAAGACTGGCAGGTGGCCTTCGAAGCCGCCGGCTTCCACAAGGGCATCGTGGCCGCCGAGCCGCCCGCCAACGACCCCGACTTCTCGGGAGAAGACGCCACCGTGGCCATGGTGCGCTGGCTCCCCAGCGCCACCGAAAACGCCGTGGGGCCGTCACTGCGCGATCCGCGCACCGGCGAAATTCTCGACGCCGACGTACAGACGTACCTCAACGCGATGAACCTCAATCGCTCGTGGTACTTCACGCAGGTGGGACACCTCGACAAGCGCGCGCAGAAGCTCCCCTTCCCCGACACGCTCATGGGGCGACTCGTGGAATACGTGACCGCCCACGAAGTGGGGCACACCCTGGGCTTCCCGCACAACTTCAAGGCCAGCTCCATGTATCCCGTGGACTCGGTGCGCAGCCGCACGTGGGTGAAGAAGATGGGGCACACGCCCACCCTCATGGACTACGCGCGTTTCAACTACGTGGCGCAGCCCGAGGACAACATCGACCTCGACGATCTCATCCCCAAGGTCGGGCCGTACGACACGTACGCCGTGATGTGGGGGTACACGCCCATCCCCAACGCGAAGACCCCGGAAGACGAAAAGCCCACGCTCGAGAAGTGGACGCGCATGCAGGACAGCATTCCCTGGTACCGCTTCGCGAGCGATGCCGGCGCGGGCGGCGCGGATCCGGGTGAGCAGTCCGAAGCGGTGGGTGATGCCGACGCCGTGCAGGCCACCACGCTCGGCGTGAAGAATCTCAAGCGCACGATGGCCATGCTGGAGAGCGCGACCGCCTGGAAGGAGGGCACGACCTTCGACGATCTCGAGGAGTTGTACGGCCGTCTCGTTGGCCAGTGGGCCACCGAGATGGGGCATGTGGCGCGCGTGATCGGCGGGCAGTACAAGCAGGAGAAGTACGTGGGGCAGAAGGGGCCCGTGTACCGCCCCGTGGAGCCGGCGCGCCAGAAAGCGGCGCTGCAGTTCCTGCTCGACCACGCGTACACCACGCCCACGTGGCTGCTCGACCAGAACATTCTCCGCAAGCTCGAGCCAAGCGGCAGCCTCAATCGCGTGGGCAACGCGCAGGCGCGTTCCCTGGCGAGTGTGGTGAGCAACGAACGGCTGCAGCGCATGCTTGAGTTCGAGGCACTGGCGGCGCGCAACGAGGTGTACTCCATAGCCGACATGCTCGCCGACCTGCGCGCGGGGATCTGGAAGGAGCTCCAGACCGGCGCCCCCATCGACGCCTTCCGTCGTCGGTTGCAGCGCGTGTATCTCGAGGCCATGGCCAGCAAGATCAACCCGCCGGCGCAGGCCGCGGCGCCGCAGGGGCCCGGCGGGGGCCGTGGCGCCGCGGCCCCCGTGGGCACGGCGGACTTCCGCCCCATCCTCAAGGCGGAAATGCGCGCCCTCGACGCCGATCTCGTGGCCGCGATCGCCCGCACCGGCGACCGCATGAGCAAGGCGCACCTGGAAGACGCACGCGACCAGATCCGGAAGATGCTCGACACGGAGAAGTAGGGTCGCCGCGGACCCCCGTATCACGGCGGCGGGCGACCCGCCGCCGTTTCGTGGCACGCCGGGCGGTGAGACTGTGACGAAAACGCTCGTCGTAGTGACAAACGGCGAAATCGTGACTCAAGTCACGAGCAGGTAGGGACGAAACGAAATGGCGAAGTATTTCATCTCATTCGCCATCGCTCAGGAGTGTCCATGTTCCGTCGCGCCGCTACCGTCCTTTCGCTGTGCGCCCTCACCGCTGCCACCGCCTGCTCCGAATCCGGCAGCCCTGTCTCCCCTACCGAAGACACCGCCGTAGTCCGCGCCATGGTGATCGGTGGCGACAACCAGCTCATTCCCGTCATGCAGGAAGGGCTGGATACCTTGGCCGTGCGCTTCTACGTACCCTCGGGCGCCCCGGTGGCCGGCGCGACCGTCACCTGGACGCTGAGCGGCGACGGGCGCGTCACCGCGGTTTCGGCGCAGACCGACGCCGCCGGTGTGGCCCGCGCCGTCTTCCAGGCCGGGTCCAAGGCGGGCACGGCGACCGTCACGGCGGCGCTGGGCAGCGACGACGTGGAGTTCGTCCTTCGCGTGCAGGCGGCCGATCCCAGCAAGCTCGAAGCCATGGCCATGACGACCGATACGCTCTCGGCCGGCAAGCCGTTCAACGGGGCACCGGTGCGCGTGCTCGATCAGTACGGCAACCCGGTCTCGGACGTGCCCTTGACCGCCACGATCTTCGCGGCTGACAGCGACGAAGCGCAGGCCCAGCTGTCCCTCGTCGCCAATGCGGAAGGCATCGCGCGACTGGGAACGGACCTCGCGCTTCCCGCCGGTACGCATCGTTTGGTCTACGCCTTCGGGGAACATACGGTCACGTACCAGCTCGTGGTGATGCCGCCGCAGGACTGACCACCACGAAAGACGAAGCGCGCGAGGGCGGCGGCGCGGGCACCTGCCTGCGCCGCCGCCTGCCGTTTCTGCCCCACCCTGACGGACGCCCACTGCCCGTGGGACGGCGAGGGCCGTAGACTCCAGTGTCCCGCCGCCGCTGCGGGCATTCTTCCCACCCCTCGTCAGGTCCAATGCGCCTCCGCACCATGCCGTTTGCGGTGGCTGGCCTCGCGATCGCCGCCTGCTCGCCGGCCAAGAAGCCGACCGCGGCGCCGACGCCCGCCAACCGCCCCACCACCAACGCCGCGCCCAACCAGCCGCCCGCGCCAGGCCAGCCCGCCCCCGGGCAGCCGGCGCCGGGACAGCCCCCCGCCGGCCTCCCCAACATTCCCGGCCTCGCCGGCGCACTCGGCGGGCAGGCCGAGCCCAACCCGCGCCCCTACGCCACCGTCGTCACGCCGCGCGCGCGCAGCAAGCAGGGCGTTTTTGCCGTCCATCAGGTGGGGTCGCGTCTCTATTTCGAGATTCCCGCCGCGCAGCAGGGGAAGGACTTCCTCGTCACCACCGTGCTCGCCGGCGCCAGCGACGCGATCAACGGCAGCCTGTACGGGCCCGAGCGCGTCATCCGCTTCGAGCGGCGTGACAACCGCATCCTGGTGCGTGAAGCCACGTATCTCAACGTGGCCAGCGACAGCACGCAGCAGTCGCGGCAGGCGATGAACCTCATCTCGTTCTTCCCCATCGTCGC
Proteins encoded:
- a CDS encoding alpha/beta fold hydrolase, which encodes MIHSSRPARQWRAVSLCLGALALVRLAGLLPARLHAQQAPVTFVYLRGTDTIATETVVPGDGVVKGSLAYRGQPRVEWEQLRTPLRLTLTVFAAGSAADAAPVQIASFAPRGDSMAVEVGMRGAMRPQMVAIRPGAVALLNSSLMHSALLTQLARETARTVLPVVLAQGAQAFDATITRQGDTTTMAMAGMAIMIIGRDGIPDEVRVPMQNLRAVRAGGPVSLAPAAPISYDAPANAPYTSEHVIIPTPRGYTLAGTLTKPNVARGSVPVLVTISGSGPQDRDSRLPGIRDYAPFRDIADTLGRRGIAVLRYDDRGVGESGGRASRDSATSEDFADDVLSVVQYLRSRPDVDGTRIVLAGHSEGGLIAPLAAVKDARIRAIALLAGPAITGRKVLEYQNENGIRAAPVTEAQRDSLRRTVPAALDSLQRTNRWMRYFMTTDPLVTARRVTQPVLVLQGDTDMQVTPEQAETLAAALRGAGNRAVTLRRFPATNHLFLTDSSGSPTGYAALTDTKVRAEVLGALVEWTLRVTR
- a CDS encoding Ig-like domain-containing protein, with translation MFRRAATVLSLCALTAATACSESGSPVSPTEDTAVVRAMVIGGDNQLIPVMQEGLDTLAVRFYVPSGAPVAGATVTWTLSGDGRVTAVSAQTDAAGVARAVFQAGSKAGTATVTAALGSDDVEFVLRVQAADPSKLEAMAMTTDTLSAGKPFNGAPVRVLDQYGNPVSDVPLTATIFAADSDEAQAQLSLVANAEGIARLGTDLALPAGTHRLVYAFGEHTVTYQLVVMPPQD
- a CDS encoding four helix bundle protein; the protein is MPHNPYRLLVVQRADALTVVVHAYASRHRRRLADFWPGLRNQLVRASASISLNLGEACGYHSPPRVIAFLETAIGSCNEVERILSLCARLGVHDPRLSFIVSEIAGVRMMLYGLRRHLKQSSPPPPS
- a CDS encoding DUF1648 domain-containing protein; amino-acid sequence: MTPLRTLVWLVLGALVIGAVFAYPQLPASIPQNIGADGRAGGFVPRSPYAWGMPVLIAVAIFAGLEWIRTQLPHRPALFNFSGKEQLQRLPVEYRGGVIARMQRFMDVVNLQVVCTFMLVQWMLWCGAHGATSETLTVALLVLSPAMIVVAGLGVSGIQNELDRAQRAYDSRRHPQRP
- a CDS encoding zinc-dependent metalloprotease, with the protein product MGHPTSDASDYPTSDRSDLQASLTPNAPAVTKSGVFKVHQVGSRLYFEIPRRELGKDYVVVTTLAGTPDEIGIRGTQGGNNLVRFERRENRLFVREAAYRDIIADTASSQQLAAQLIGVTRILAALNVDAYGPDSAVVVEVTRMFTGGVPEYTALGRRATVDAARSYVEKFAAYAKNVNVTAVQSFTPQGGAPGAGFPGAPGAANANAPTTEMYTFSFAKLPEDPMKPRLLDERVGYFGVTQRDFSGATQRVESKRYIGRWRLECSDKKVGSLCVPKKPITYYLDPATPAWIKPWIRKGIEDWQVAFEAAGFHKGIVAAEPPANDPDFSGEDATVAMVRWLPSATENAVGPSLRDPRTGEILDADVQTYLNAMNLNRSWYFTQVGHLDKRAQKLPFPDTLMGRLVEYVTAHEVGHTLGFPHNFKASSMYPVDSVRSRTWVKKMGHTPTLMDYARFNYVAQPEDNIDLDDLIPKVGPYDTYAVMWGYTPIPNAKTPEDEKPTLEKWTRMQDSIPWYRFASDAGAGGADPGEQSEAVGDADAVQATTLGVKNLKRTMAMLESATAWKEGTTFDDLEELYGRLVGQWATEMGHVARVIGGQYKQEKYVGQKGPVYRPVEPARQKAALQFLLDHAYTTPTWLLDQNILRKLEPSGSLNRVGNAQARSLASVVSNERLQRMLEFEALAARNEVYSIADMLADLRAGIWKELQTGAPIDAFRRRLQRVYLEAMASKINPPAQAAAPQGPGGGRGAAAPVGTADFRPILKAEMRALDADLVAAIARTGDRMSKAHLEDARDQIRKMLDTEK